A section of the Planctomycetia bacterium genome encodes:
- a CDS encoding serine/threonine-protein kinase, with protein sequence MGGGSSTVFRKSALASGLLTTEELDAGVAELCAKHGLVAAEVNDELLAAKLVENGQVNRWQAGQLAAGRSKFNLGPYQIVDSIGEGGMGQVFKAEHTVMGRIVAVKVLPRYKSTPESEKSFMREIRNQAQLDHHHLVRAYDAGHDGNVNYLVTEFVPGIDLRRFIRRHGRLSMTAAASVISQAAMGLEHAHSRGLIHRDVKPGNLLVSQDGVVKVSDLGLAGSFNLDGEAQNLGDKIVGTADYLAPEQITAPQMLGPPTDVYSLGCTLYYAVTGKVPFPGGTAATKVRAHCTTEPLDPRRLNPELEDDFVDLIAAMMMKQPPERVQTMGEVVRRLSKWADPQSIAHAAAVDHLDAIAVQSIHPSERRRTPPVLSDTEPNFLVEPGQESGPVESPSQASVNTKPVYGLQEETVPDYVSRYDQALLTGLNVTKRNDHSFALAVIVFLTILVGCAGIAIWLVTRG encoded by the coding sequence ATGGGCGGCGGTTCGAGCACCGTATTCCGAAAGTCTGCGCTGGCGAGCGGACTCCTCACGACCGAGGAGCTCGACGCCGGGGTAGCGGAGCTGTGCGCCAAGCACGGATTGGTCGCCGCCGAGGTGAACGATGAATTGCTGGCCGCCAAGCTGGTTGAGAACGGGCAGGTAAATCGCTGGCAAGCGGGACAGCTCGCCGCCGGTCGATCGAAGTTCAACCTCGGTCCCTACCAGATCGTCGATTCCATCGGCGAAGGGGGTATGGGCCAGGTCTTTAAGGCCGAGCACACCGTGATGGGCCGGATCGTCGCGGTCAAAGTGTTGCCGCGATATAAGTCCACGCCCGAGTCGGAAAAGAGCTTCATGCGCGAGATTCGCAATCAAGCTCAGCTCGATCACCATCACCTGGTCCGCGCATACGATGCTGGCCACGACGGCAATGTGAACTACCTGGTCACCGAATTTGTCCCCGGCATCGATCTGCGGCGCTTCATCCGCCGACACGGACGCCTATCAATGACAGCCGCGGCCTCGGTGATTTCACAGGCCGCGATGGGCTTGGAGCACGCGCATAGTCGCGGCCTGATCCATCGCGACGTCAAACCCGGCAACCTGCTGGTTTCACAAGATGGCGTGGTGAAGGTGTCGGACCTGGGCCTGGCCGGCAGTTTCAATCTGGACGGCGAGGCACAGAACCTCGGAGACAAGATCGTCGGCACGGCGGACTACCTGGCGCCGGAACAAATTACCGCGCCGCAAATGCTCGGACCGCCGACGGACGTTTACAGTCTCGGTTGCACGCTGTACTACGCCGTGACGGGCAAAGTGCCTTTTCCCGGTGGGACTGCTGCCACGAAGGTTCGCGCGCATTGCACCACGGAACCGCTCGATCCCCGGCGATTGAATCCGGAACTCGAGGATGACTTCGTCGACCTGATCGCAGCGATGATGATGAAGCAGCCGCCGGAGCGGGTTCAAACCATGGGCGAGGTGGTGCGCCGCCTCAGCAAATGGGCGGATCCGCAGTCGATCGCCCATGCCGCGGCCGTCGATCATCTCGACGCCATCGCCGTGCAGAGCATTCACCCCAGCGAGCGCCGCCGCACGCCCCCCGTGCTAAGCGATACCGAGCCCAATTTCCTGGTCGAGCCCGGCCAGGAGTCCGGACCGGTCGAATCGCCCAGCCAGGCCAGCGTGAACACCAAGCCGGTGTACGGCCTGCAAGAAGAAACAGTTCCCGACTACGTCAGCCGGTACGATCAAGCCCTGCTGACCGGGCTGAACGTCACCAAGCGGAACGATCACTCCTTCGCACTCGCCGTCATCGTGTTCTTGACAATTCTCGTCGGCTGCGCGGGAATCGCCATTTGGCTCGTAACGCGCGGCTAG